The following coding sequences lie in one Cotesia glomerata isolate CgM1 linkage group LG5, MPM_Cglom_v2.3, whole genome shotgun sequence genomic window:
- the LOC123265098 gene encoding alpha-protein kinase 1-like isoform X1, with protein sequence MIIRMTDHHRATTHINLMVTTMVNIMLQMTLNWLPWLLAILFCVTEARYKVRRPLPPPPTPQIYKKSWPIGHRVSMGNTIQINKNNNYGPLKRPYFNNKPNNFRLRRPIVLAPPAVWKNPVPVLNAVPNIPIPQRMPVKEFPVVTKPEYSPEYRPEAVVVPPTHRGGFDDDRGPIHTIPAPNLSIADKPYNSEENRPDHHEDYQRFQSDSEYHHPSGDQESYEVRSQTVKQRPVTSTSPQHTYEVTEANEIQNHPPEYATPATQFYTADFESSRFPTGPNVEPAANDIYLNHPISRSGPNNAPQSYSQSNIPIQTNIPVVQTNLPMQTNLHSSLHVGFPATAQATLPAEYHLNNPDIVSQDVQQQQHQLQEHEQSDLHIGHPGVAGPPISADKLYELFNSFPQQQQRQDQQYLVIQQQQQQQQQQNSQRNVYAEINQSTFSPPKMQSFNYNEQDTQQQQLQQQQQLQQQQLQQQQQQQQQQLQQQQQHQQEQLQQQLQFEQNYESSLADYNLQQQEQYQKQQKIQHQHQQQQQQQQQQQYEQEIQKQQEQINNVRFQEPIEPENNIDFEEAASANVNQMNPHYFNNEEIAQYYTTLPNRETAEKLAALAAAGSVNSRLISQLQQRQQQKEKEEQKSIVQFGDEQSDQPMPNNHRGNYQVSEQIDDVPFETDEQQRQMVRQRAGAQKRYRQHYRQQQILREQEEADKHFERQALLEQQKKKEDENQENKSRPLRIMIPDAQKENNDNNSNNNKNNNDDEDDTDEYEYEISEPINSDKTTPVPEDDINFENPSSEFGSRIRNKS encoded by the exons ACTTTAAATTGGCTACCATGGCTCTTAGCGATTCTATTTTGTGTAACAGAAGCTCGATACAAAGTGCGCAGACCTTTACCACCACCACCAACGCCTCAGATCTACAAAAAGTCGTGGCCGATTGGTCATCGCGTTTCAATGGGAAACACTATTCAGataaacaaaaacaacaaCTACGGACCTTTAAAGCGACCTTACTTCAACAACAAGCCCAACAACTTCAGACTAAGGAGACCCATAGTCCTGGCGCCTCCAGCTGTGTGGAAAAATCCGGTTCCAGTTTTAAATGCGGTACCGAACATCCCAATACCACAGCGGATGCCGGTAAAAGAGTTTCCTGTGGTTACCAAGCCAGAATACAGTCCGGAATATCGACCAGAAGCCGTAGTTGTTCCACCGACCCATCGCGGAGGATTTGACGATGATCGCGGACCAATCCACACGATTCCAGCGCCGAACTTGAGTATAGCTGACAAACCTTACAATTCTGAGGAGAACAGACCTGATCATCATGAAGATTACCAAAGATTCCAGTCTGACTCAGAGTATCATCATCCTTCAg GTGATCAAGAATCCTACGAAGTCAGGAGCCAGACGGTAAAACAGCGACCAGTAACCAGTACCAGCCCACAACACACCTATGAAGTTACGGAAGCGAACGAGATTCAAAATCATCCGCCAGAATACGCTACTCCTGCTACGCAATTCTACACAGCGGATTTTGAATCTTCGCGGTTCCCTACCGGGCCAAACGTGGAACCGGCTGCAAACGACATCTACTTGAACCACCCGATCTCACGTTCCGGGCCGAACAATGCTCCGCAATCTTACAGCCAGTCTAACATTCCCATTCAAACAAACATTCCCGTTGTGCAAACTAACCTTCCAATGCAAACGAATTTGCACAGTTCCTTGCACGTTGGCTTCCCTGCTACCGCTCAAGCGACTTTGCCCGCTGAGTACCATCTGAACAATCCTGATATTGTTTCGCAAGATGTTcagcaacaacaacatcaGCTGCAGGAACATGAACAGTCTGATTTGCATATTGGGCATCCAGGAGTCGCTGGTCCGCCGATTTCTGCTGATAAGCTTTATGAATTATTCAACAGTTTTCCgcaacaacaacaacgacAAGATCAACAGTATTTGGTtatacaacaacaacaacaacaacaacaacaa caaaaTTCGCAAAGAAATGTTTATGCAGAAATAAATCAATCAACATTTTCACCACCAAAAATGCAATCTTTCAATTATAATGAACAAGATACACAACAGCAACAATTACAACAACAGCAGCAATtgcaacaacaacaattacaacaacaacaacagcagcaacaacagcaattacaacaacaacagcaacatcAACAAGAACAATTACAACAACAACTTCAGTTCGAACAAAATTACGAATCAAGTCTTGCAGATTATAATTTGCAACAGCAAGAACAATAtcaaaaacaacaaaaaatccAACACCAacatcaacaacaacaacaacaacaacaacaacaacaatatgaACAAGAAATTCAAAAGCAACAGGAACAAATAAACAACGTACGGTTCCAAGAACCAATAGAACCAGAGAACAACATCGATTTTGAGGAAGCGGCAAGTGCTAATGTTAATCAAATGAACCCGCattattttaacaatgaaGAAATCGCGCAATACTATACAACGCTGCCAAATAGAGAAACCGCGGAAAAATTGGCGGCTTTGGCAGCTGCGGGAAGTGTAAATAGTCGGTTGATTTCGCAGTTACAGCAAAGACAGCAACAGAAAGAAAAGGAAGAACAGAAATCTATAGTACAGTTTGGTGATGAACAAAGTGACCAGCCAATGCCAAACAATCACAGAGGAAATTACCAAGTGAGCGAGCAGATAGATGATGTACCTTTTGAAACTGATGAACAGCAGAGGCAGATGGTAAGGCAGAGAGCTGGGGCGCAGAAAAGGTACCGGCAACATTATCGGCAACAACAAATTCTACGTGAGCAG GAAGAAGCAGATAAACATTTTGAAAGACAAGCGCTTCTGGAACAGCAGAAGAAAAAAGAAGACGAAAATCAAGAAaacaaatcaagacctttaagAATCATGATTCCCGATGCCCAGAaagaaaataatgataataatagtaataataacaaaaacaataatgatgatgaagatgatACTGATGAGTACGAATATGAAATAAGTGAGCCAATAAATTCAGATAAAACAACTCCAGTGCCAGAAGACgacattaattttgaaaatccaaGTAGTGAATTTGGCTCACGCATTAGAAATAAATCATGA
- the LOC123265098 gene encoding alpha-protein kinase 1-like isoform X5 yields MRTLNWLPWLLAILFCVTEARYKVRRPLPPPPTPQIYKKSWPIGHRVSMGNTIQINKNNNYGPLKRPYFNNKPNNFRLRRPIVLAPPAVWKNPVPVLNAVPNIPIPQRMPVKEFPVVTKPEYSPEYRPEAVVVPPTHRGGFDDDRGPIHTIPAPNLSIADKPYNSEENRPDHHEDYQRFQSDSEYHHPSGDQESYEVRSQTVKQRPVTSTSPQHTYEVTEANEIQNHPPEYATPATQFYTADFESSRFPTGPNVEPAANDIYLNHPISRSGPNNAPQSYSQSNIPIQTNIPVVQTNLPMQTNLHSSLHVGFPATAQATLPAEYHLNNPDIVSQDVQQQQHQLQEHEQSDLHIGHPGVAGPPISADKLYELFNSFPQQQQRQDQQYLVIQQQQQQQQQQNSQRNVYAEINQSTFSPPKMQSFNYNEQDTQQQQLQQQQQLQQQQLQQQQQQQQQQLQQQQQHQQEQLQQQLQFEQNYESSLADYNLQQQEQYQKQQKIQHQHQQQQQQQQQQQYEQEIQKQQEQINNVRFQEPIEPENNIDFEEAASANVNQMNPHYFNNEEIAQYYTTLPNRETAEKLAALAAAGSVNSRLISQLQQRQQQKEKEEQKSIVQFGDEQSDQPMPNNHRGNYQVSEQIDDVPFETDEQQRQMVRQRAGAQKRYRQHYRQQQILREQEEADKHFERQALLEQQKKKEDENQENKSRPLRIMIPDAQKENNDNNSNNNKNNNDDEDDTDEYEYEISEPINSDKTTPVPEDDINFENPSSEFGSRIRNKS; encoded by the exons ACTTTAAATTGGCTACCATGGCTCTTAGCGATTCTATTTTGTGTAACAGAAGCTCGATACAAAGTGCGCAGACCTTTACCACCACCACCAACGCCTCAGATCTACAAAAAGTCGTGGCCGATTGGTCATCGCGTTTCAATGGGAAACACTATTCAGataaacaaaaacaacaaCTACGGACCTTTAAAGCGACCTTACTTCAACAACAAGCCCAACAACTTCAGACTAAGGAGACCCATAGTCCTGGCGCCTCCAGCTGTGTGGAAAAATCCGGTTCCAGTTTTAAATGCGGTACCGAACATCCCAATACCACAGCGGATGCCGGTAAAAGAGTTTCCTGTGGTTACCAAGCCAGAATACAGTCCGGAATATCGACCAGAAGCCGTAGTTGTTCCACCGACCCATCGCGGAGGATTTGACGATGATCGCGGACCAATCCACACGATTCCAGCGCCGAACTTGAGTATAGCTGACAAACCTTACAATTCTGAGGAGAACAGACCTGATCATCATGAAGATTACCAAAGATTCCAGTCTGACTCAGAGTATCATCATCCTTCAg GTGATCAAGAATCCTACGAAGTCAGGAGCCAGACGGTAAAACAGCGACCAGTAACCAGTACCAGCCCACAACACACCTATGAAGTTACGGAAGCGAACGAGATTCAAAATCATCCGCCAGAATACGCTACTCCTGCTACGCAATTCTACACAGCGGATTTTGAATCTTCGCGGTTCCCTACCGGGCCAAACGTGGAACCGGCTGCAAACGACATCTACTTGAACCACCCGATCTCACGTTCCGGGCCGAACAATGCTCCGCAATCTTACAGCCAGTCTAACATTCCCATTCAAACAAACATTCCCGTTGTGCAAACTAACCTTCCAATGCAAACGAATTTGCACAGTTCCTTGCACGTTGGCTTCCCTGCTACCGCTCAAGCGACTTTGCCCGCTGAGTACCATCTGAACAATCCTGATATTGTTTCGCAAGATGTTcagcaacaacaacatcaGCTGCAGGAACATGAACAGTCTGATTTGCATATTGGGCATCCAGGAGTCGCTGGTCCGCCGATTTCTGCTGATAAGCTTTATGAATTATTCAACAGTTTTCCgcaacaacaacaacgacAAGATCAACAGTATTTGGTtatacaacaacaacaacaacaacaacaacaa caaaaTTCGCAAAGAAATGTTTATGCAGAAATAAATCAATCAACATTTTCACCACCAAAAATGCAATCTTTCAATTATAATGAACAAGATACACAACAGCAACAATTACAACAACAGCAGCAATtgcaacaacaacaattacaacaacaacaacagcagcaacaacagcaattacaacaacaacagcaacatcAACAAGAACAATTACAACAACAACTTCAGTTCGAACAAAATTACGAATCAAGTCTTGCAGATTATAATTTGCAACAGCAAGAACAATAtcaaaaacaacaaaaaatccAACACCAacatcaacaacaacaacaacaacaacaacaacaacaatatgaACAAGAAATTCAAAAGCAACAGGAACAAATAAACAACGTACGGTTCCAAGAACCAATAGAACCAGAGAACAACATCGATTTTGAGGAAGCGGCAAGTGCTAATGTTAATCAAATGAACCCGCattattttaacaatgaaGAAATCGCGCAATACTATACAACGCTGCCAAATAGAGAAACCGCGGAAAAATTGGCGGCTTTGGCAGCTGCGGGAAGTGTAAATAGTCGGTTGATTTCGCAGTTACAGCAAAGACAGCAACAGAAAGAAAAGGAAGAACAGAAATCTATAGTACAGTTTGGTGATGAACAAAGTGACCAGCCAATGCCAAACAATCACAGAGGAAATTACCAAGTGAGCGAGCAGATAGATGATGTACCTTTTGAAACTGATGAACAGCAGAGGCAGATGGTAAGGCAGAGAGCTGGGGCGCAGAAAAGGTACCGGCAACATTATCGGCAACAACAAATTCTACGTGAGCAG GAAGAAGCAGATAAACATTTTGAAAGACAAGCGCTTCTGGAACAGCAGAAGAAAAAAGAAGACGAAAATCAAGAAaacaaatcaagacctttaagAATCATGATTCCCGATGCCCAGAaagaaaataatgataataatagtaataataacaaaaacaataatgatgatgaagatgatACTGATGAGTACGAATATGAAATAAGTGAGCCAATAAATTCAGATAAAACAACTCCAGTGCCAGAAGACgacattaattttgaaaatccaaGTAGTGAATTTGGCTCACGCATTAGAAATAAATCATGA
- the LOC123265098 gene encoding alpha-protein kinase 1-like isoform X2, which translates to MIIRMTDHHRATTHINLMVTTMVNIMLQMTLNWLPWLLAILFCVTEARYKVRRPLPPPPTPQIYKKSWPIGHRVSMGNTIQINKNNNYGPLKRPYFNNKPNNFRLRRPIVLAPPAVWKNPVPVLNAVPNIPIPQRMPVKEFPVVTKPEYSPEYRPEAVVVPPTHRGGFDDDRGPIHTIPAPNLSIADKPYNSEENRPDHHEDYQRFQSDSEYHHPSGDQESYEVRSQTVKQRPVTSTSPQHTYEVTEANEIQNHPPEYATPATQFYTADFESSRFPTGPNVEPAANDIYLNHPISRSGPNNAPQSYSQSNIPIQTNIPVVQTNLPMQTNLHSSLHVGFPATAQATLPAEYHLNNPDIVSQDVQQQQHQLQEHEQSDLHIGHPGVAGPPISADKLYELFNSFPQQQQRQDQQYLVIQQQQQQQQQNSQRNVYAEINQSTFSPPKMQSFNYNEQDTQQQQLQQQQQLQQQQLQQQQQQQQQQLQQQQQHQQEQLQQQLQFEQNYESSLADYNLQQQEQYQKQQKIQHQHQQQQQQQQQQQYEQEIQKQQEQINNVRFQEPIEPENNIDFEEAASANVNQMNPHYFNNEEIAQYYTTLPNRETAEKLAALAAAGSVNSRLISQLQQRQQQKEKEEQKSIVQFGDEQSDQPMPNNHRGNYQVSEQIDDVPFETDEQQRQMVRQRAGAQKRYRQHYRQQQILREQEEADKHFERQALLEQQKKKEDENQENKSRPLRIMIPDAQKENNDNNSNNNKNNNDDEDDTDEYEYEISEPINSDKTTPVPEDDINFENPSSEFGSRIRNKS; encoded by the exons ACTTTAAATTGGCTACCATGGCTCTTAGCGATTCTATTTTGTGTAACAGAAGCTCGATACAAAGTGCGCAGACCTTTACCACCACCACCAACGCCTCAGATCTACAAAAAGTCGTGGCCGATTGGTCATCGCGTTTCAATGGGAAACACTATTCAGataaacaaaaacaacaaCTACGGACCTTTAAAGCGACCTTACTTCAACAACAAGCCCAACAACTTCAGACTAAGGAGACCCATAGTCCTGGCGCCTCCAGCTGTGTGGAAAAATCCGGTTCCAGTTTTAAATGCGGTACCGAACATCCCAATACCACAGCGGATGCCGGTAAAAGAGTTTCCTGTGGTTACCAAGCCAGAATACAGTCCGGAATATCGACCAGAAGCCGTAGTTGTTCCACCGACCCATCGCGGAGGATTTGACGATGATCGCGGACCAATCCACACGATTCCAGCGCCGAACTTGAGTATAGCTGACAAACCTTACAATTCTGAGGAGAACAGACCTGATCATCATGAAGATTACCAAAGATTCCAGTCTGACTCAGAGTATCATCATCCTTCAg GTGATCAAGAATCCTACGAAGTCAGGAGCCAGACGGTAAAACAGCGACCAGTAACCAGTACCAGCCCACAACACACCTATGAAGTTACGGAAGCGAACGAGATTCAAAATCATCCGCCAGAATACGCTACTCCTGCTACGCAATTCTACACAGCGGATTTTGAATCTTCGCGGTTCCCTACCGGGCCAAACGTGGAACCGGCTGCAAACGACATCTACTTGAACCACCCGATCTCACGTTCCGGGCCGAACAATGCTCCGCAATCTTACAGCCAGTCTAACATTCCCATTCAAACAAACATTCCCGTTGTGCAAACTAACCTTCCAATGCAAACGAATTTGCACAGTTCCTTGCACGTTGGCTTCCCTGCTACCGCTCAAGCGACTTTGCCCGCTGAGTACCATCTGAACAATCCTGATATTGTTTCGCAAGATGTTcagcaacaacaacatcaGCTGCAGGAACATGAACAGTCTGATTTGCATATTGGGCATCCAGGAGTCGCTGGTCCGCCGATTTCTGCTGATAAGCTTTATGAATTATTCAACAGTTTTCCgcaacaacaacaacgacAAGATCAACAGTATTTGGTtatacaacaacaacaacaacaacaacaacaa aaTTCGCAAAGAAATGTTTATGCAGAAATAAATCAATCAACATTTTCACCACCAAAAATGCAATCTTTCAATTATAATGAACAAGATACACAACAGCAACAATTACAACAACAGCAGCAATtgcaacaacaacaattacaacaacaacaacagcagcaacaacagcaattacaacaacaacagcaacatcAACAAGAACAATTACAACAACAACTTCAGTTCGAACAAAATTACGAATCAAGTCTTGCAGATTATAATTTGCAACAGCAAGAACAATAtcaaaaacaacaaaaaatccAACACCAacatcaacaacaacaacaacaacaacaacaacaacaatatgaACAAGAAATTCAAAAGCAACAGGAACAAATAAACAACGTACGGTTCCAAGAACCAATAGAACCAGAGAACAACATCGATTTTGAGGAAGCGGCAAGTGCTAATGTTAATCAAATGAACCCGCattattttaacaatgaaGAAATCGCGCAATACTATACAACGCTGCCAAATAGAGAAACCGCGGAAAAATTGGCGGCTTTGGCAGCTGCGGGAAGTGTAAATAGTCGGTTGATTTCGCAGTTACAGCAAAGACAGCAACAGAAAGAAAAGGAAGAACAGAAATCTATAGTACAGTTTGGTGATGAACAAAGTGACCAGCCAATGCCAAACAATCACAGAGGAAATTACCAAGTGAGCGAGCAGATAGATGATGTACCTTTTGAAACTGATGAACAGCAGAGGCAGATGGTAAGGCAGAGAGCTGGGGCGCAGAAAAGGTACCGGCAACATTATCGGCAACAACAAATTCTACGTGAGCAG GAAGAAGCAGATAAACATTTTGAAAGACAAGCGCTTCTGGAACAGCAGAAGAAAAAAGAAGACGAAAATCAAGAAaacaaatcaagacctttaagAATCATGATTCCCGATGCCCAGAaagaaaataatgataataatagtaataataacaaaaacaataatgatgatgaagatgatACTGATGAGTACGAATATGAAATAAGTGAGCCAATAAATTCAGATAAAACAACTCCAGTGCCAGAAGACgacattaattttgaaaatccaaGTAGTGAATTTGGCTCACGCATTAGAAATAAATCATGA
- the LOC123265098 gene encoding alpha-protein kinase 1-like isoform X3, with the protein MIIRMTDHHRATTHINLMVTTMVNIMLQMTLNWLPWLLAILFCVTEARYKVRRPLPPPPTPQIYKKSWPIGHRVSMGNTIQINKNNNYGPLKRPYFNNKPNNFRLRRPIVLAPPAVWKNPVPVLNAVPNIPIPQRMPVKEFPVVTKPEYSPEYRPEAVVVPPTHRGGFDDDRGPIHTIPAPNLSIADKPYNSEENRPDHHEDYQRFQSDSEYHHPSGDQESYEVRSQTVKQRPVTSTSPQHTYEVTEANEIQNHPPEYATPATQFYTADFESSRFPTGPNVEPAANDIYLNHPISRSGPNNAPQSYSQSNIPIQTNIPVVQTNLPMQTNLHSSLHVGFPATAQATLPAEYHLNNPDIVSQDVQQQQHQLQEHEQSDLHIGHPGVAGPPISADKLYELFNSFPQQQQRQDQQYLVIQQQQQQQQQNSQRNVYAEINQSTFSPPKMQSFNYNEQDTQQQQLQQQQQLQQQQLQQQQQQQQQQLQQQQQHQQEQLQQQLQFEQNYESSLADYNLQQQEQYQKQQKIQHQHQQQQQQQQQQQYEQEIQKQQEQINNVRFQEPIEPENNIDFEEAASANVNQMNPHYFNNEEIAQYYTTLPNRETAEKLAALAAAGSVNSRLISQLQQRQQQKEKEEQKSIVQFGDEQSDQPMPNNHRGNYQVSEQIDDVPFETDEQQRQMVRQRAGAQKRYRQHYRQQQILREQEEADKHFERQALLEQQKKKEDENQENKSRPLRIMIPDAQKENNDNNSNNNKNNNDDEDDTDEYEYEISEPINSDKTTPVPEDDINFENPSSEFGSRIRNKS; encoded by the exons ACTTTAAATTGGCTACCATGGCTCTTAGCGATTCTATTTTGTGTAACAGAAGCTCGATACAAAGTGCGCAGACCTTTACCACCACCACCAACGCCTCAGATCTACAAAAAGTCGTGGCCGATTGGTCATCGCGTTTCAATGGGAAACACTATTCAGataaacaaaaacaacaaCTACGGACCTTTAAAGCGACCTTACTTCAACAACAAGCCCAACAACTTCAGACTAAGGAGACCCATAGTCCTGGCGCCTCCAGCTGTGTGGAAAAATCCGGTTCCAGTTTTAAATGCGGTACCGAACATCCCAATACCACAGCGGATGCCGGTAAAAGAGTTTCCTGTGGTTACCAAGCCAGAATACAGTCCGGAATATCGACCAGAAGCCGTAGTTGTTCCACCGACCCATCGCGGAGGATTTGACGATGATCGCGGACCAATCCACACGATTCCAGCGCCGAACTTGAGTATAGCTGACAAACCTTACAATTCTGAGGAGAACAGACCTGATCATCATGAAGATTACCAAAGATTCCAGTCTGACTCAGAGTATCATCATCCTTCAg GTGATCAAGAATCCTACGAAGTCAGGAGCCAGACGGTAAAACAGCGACCAGTAACCAGTACCAGCCCACAACACACCTATGAAGTTACGGAAGCGAACGAGATTCAAAATCATCCGCCAGAATACGCTACTCCTGCTACGCAATTCTACACAGCGGATTTTGAATCTTCGCGGTTCCCTACCGGGCCAAACGTGGAACCGGCTGCAAACGACATCTACTTGAACCACCCGATCTCACGTTCCGGGCCGAACAATGCTCCGCAATCTTACAGCCAGTCTAACATTCCCATTCAAACAAACATTCCCGTTGTGCAAACTAACCTTCCAATGCAAACGAATTTGCACAGTTCCTTGCACGTTGGCTTCCCTGCTACCGCTCAAGCGACTTTGCCCGCTGAGTACCATCTGAACAATCCTGATATTGTTTCGCAAGATGTTcagcaacaacaacatcaGCTGCAGGAACATGAACAGTCTGATTTGCATATTGGGCATCCAGGAGTCGCTGGTCCGCCGATTTCTGCTGATAAGCTTTATGAATTATTCAACAGTTTTCCgcaacaacaacaacgacAAGATCAACAGTATTTGGTtatacaacaacaacaacaacaacaacaa caaaaTTCGCAAAGAAATGTTTATGCAGAAATAAATCAATCAACATTTTCACCACCAAAAATGCAATCTTTCAATTATAATGAACAAGATACACAACAGCAACAATTACAACAACAGCAGCAATtgcaacaacaacaattacaacaacaacaacagcagcaacaacagcaattacaacaacaacagcaacatcAACAAGAACAATTACAACAACAACTTCAGTTCGAACAAAATTACGAATCAAGTCTTGCAGATTATAATTTGCAACAGCAAGAACAATAtcaaaaacaacaaaaaatccAACACCAacatcaacaacaacaacaacaacaacaacaacaacaatatgaACAAGAAATTCAAAAGCAACAGGAACAAATAAACAACGTACGGTTCCAAGAACCAATAGAACCAGAGAACAACATCGATTTTGAGGAAGCGGCAAGTGCTAATGTTAATCAAATGAACCCGCattattttaacaatgaaGAAATCGCGCAATACTATACAACGCTGCCAAATAGAGAAACCGCGGAAAAATTGGCGGCTTTGGCAGCTGCGGGAAGTGTAAATAGTCGGTTGATTTCGCAGTTACAGCAAAGACAGCAACAGAAAGAAAAGGAAGAACAGAAATCTATAGTACAGTTTGGTGATGAACAAAGTGACCAGCCAATGCCAAACAATCACAGAGGAAATTACCAAGTGAGCGAGCAGATAGATGATGTACCTTTTGAAACTGATGAACAGCAGAGGCAGATGGTAAGGCAGAGAGCTGGGGCGCAGAAAAGGTACCGGCAACATTATCGGCAACAACAAATTCTACGTGAGCAG GAAGAAGCAGATAAACATTTTGAAAGACAAGCGCTTCTGGAACAGCAGAAGAAAAAAGAAGACGAAAATCAAGAAaacaaatcaagacctttaagAATCATGATTCCCGATGCCCAGAaagaaaataatgataataatagtaataataacaaaaacaataatgatgatgaagatgatACTGATGAGTACGAATATGAAATAAGTGAGCCAATAAATTCAGATAAAACAACTCCAGTGCCAGAAGACgacattaattttgaaaatccaaGTAGTGAATTTGGCTCACGCATTAGAAATAAATCATGA